A portion of the Longimicrobium sp. genome contains these proteins:
- a CDS encoding tetratricopeptide repeat protein — protein sequence MKMRRPAAVIAGVMLIAGGGAATARSAMAHANAARMRRTADAVRAAAEVRAAEAARRDADVRFFEARVAQDPFGAADRARLAGLYLQRARETGEYDGYLRAEAAARASLGARGERNAAARVALAGALMARHRFAEARSVADSLVAGEPERASYRSLLGELQMELGDYDAARATFGSLLSERGNLGVAPRLARWMEMTGRTNDARTLLYQAAHDAAARGDLPAEQVAWFRMRVGDLELRNGRLDAAEAAFRAGLAIHPEDYRLLGEMAKLAAARGEWAAALALGERAIGQVLDPATLAVMSDAALASGDTAKSEEYARVMEVSVRGQTRALHRGWGLFLLDRGRRIDAVAAQAQADLRARRDVYGWDLLAWARHRQGRDAEARAAMAQALRLGTRDAQLLYHAGMIEHALGDDAAAERHLRDALAIAPEFHPLQVRAARAVLDSIRG from the coding sequence ATGAAGATGCGCAGACCGGCCGCCGTCATCGCCGGGGTGATGCTGATCGCGGGCGGCGGGGCGGCGACGGCGCGCTCGGCGATGGCCCACGCGAACGCGGCGCGGATGCGGCGCACGGCCGACGCGGTGCGCGCGGCGGCGGAGGTCCGCGCGGCCGAGGCGGCGCGGCGGGATGCCGACGTGCGCTTCTTCGAGGCGCGCGTGGCGCAGGACCCGTTCGGCGCGGCGGACCGGGCGCGGCTGGCGGGCCTCTATCTCCAGCGCGCGCGGGAAACCGGCGAGTACGACGGCTACCTGCGCGCCGAGGCCGCCGCCCGCGCCTCGCTCGGCGCGCGGGGGGAGCGCAACGCCGCCGCCCGCGTGGCGCTGGCCGGCGCGCTGATGGCCCGGCACCGGTTCGCCGAGGCGCGCTCGGTGGCGGACTCGCTGGTCGCCGGCGAGCCGGAGCGCGCATCGTACCGCTCGCTGCTGGGCGAGCTGCAGATGGAGCTGGGGGATTACGACGCCGCGCGCGCCACCTTCGGCTCGCTCCTCTCCGAGCGCGGCAACCTGGGCGTCGCCCCGCGGCTGGCGCGGTGGATGGAGATGACGGGCCGCACCAACGACGCGCGCACCCTCCTCTACCAGGCCGCGCACGACGCGGCCGCGCGCGGCGACCTGCCGGCCGAGCAGGTAGCGTGGTTCCGCATGCGCGTGGGCGACCTGGAGCTGCGCAACGGCCGGCTGGACGCGGCCGAGGCGGCGTTCAGGGCCGGCCTCGCCATCCACCCCGAGGACTACCGGCTGCTGGGCGAGATGGCGAAGCTGGCGGCCGCGCGCGGCGAGTGGGCGGCGGCGCTGGCGCTGGGCGAGCGCGCCATCGGCCAGGTGCTGGACCCGGCCACGCTGGCGGTGATGAGCGACGCCGCCCTGGCCAGCGGCGATACCGCGAAAAGCGAGGAGTACGCGCGGGTGATGGAGGTCTCGGTGCGCGGCCAGACGAGGGCGCTGCACCGCGGCTGGGGATTGTTCCTGCTGGACCGCGGCCGCCGCATCGACGCGGTGGCCGCGCAGGCGCAGGCCGACCTCCGCGCCCGCCGCGACGTGTACGGATGGGACCTGCTGGCCTGGGCGCGCCACCGCCAGGGCCGCGACGCCGAGGCGCGCGCCGCGATGGCGCAGGCGCTCCGGCTGGGCACCCGCGACGCGCAGCTCCTCTACCACGCGGGGATGATCGAGCACGCGCTGGGCGACGATGCC